Within Homo sapiens chromosome Y, GRCh38.p14 Primary Assembly, the genomic segment cagagaatggcgtgaacccgggaggtggagcttgcagtgagctgagattgcgccacagcactccagcctgggtgacagagtgagactctgtctcaaaaacaaaaaaacaaaattagccgggcatggtggcgggcacctgtaatcccagctacgtgggaagctgaggcagaatggcttgaacctcgGAGATGGAAGTAGAGTTGAGCCGTTACCACACCATTGcagtcctgcctgggtgacaagagactccatctcaaagaaaaaaaaaaatcaaggagtaAACTTGTTGGTCTTTGAATTGTAACTTTGGAGAACCTCCCCGCCACTACCGAATTCCCCAAAGTCCAGTGTACCATGTAGGATTTCACTTGATCCGCGGAGGAAACCATGCCCCAATTACTAGGTTAAAATCTATTaagtgccgggcgcggtggctcacacctgtaatcccagcactttgggaggctgagggtggatcacctgaggtgaggagttcgagaccagcctgaccaacacagtgaaaccccgtctctactaaaaatacaaaaattagccgggcatggtggcggctgcctgtaatcccagctacttgggaggctgaggcaggagaatcgcttgaacccaggaggcggaggtggcagtgagctgagattgcgccactgcactccagcgtgggggacagagcaagactccgtctcaaaaaaaataaaaaaataaaaataaaaaactattaagTATCAGGAGTGAAAATACATCCAAGAGTGAATGAAGCAGTGACCACAGCTCCAGGCAGGAACTCGGAGCCCAGGTCCCCGTGGGTCGAGGCTGTTTTGTGGAGGGTGTGCAGGACCCACAGGGCTGATGGTGGAAGGTCCTGCTTTGCCACTTGCCTCTGGGCCGAGTCACGTGACCAAGACGAGGGCTCACGGAGCTTTCCTGATCTCTGATATCATCGGGACACAAATGAGGGTTTCTACCTGGCCAAGTGCAGAGATGTAGAGTCTGCCTTtcgggccaggagcggtggctcatacctgtcgtCCCACCATGTTCGGAGgcttaggtgggcggatcatttgagtccaggagctcgagaGCAGCCAGGTaggtaaacatggtgaaaccccatctccactaaaaatactaaaatcagccgggtgtggtggcgcatgcctgtagccccagctacttgggaggctgaggcaggagaattgcttgaacctgggaggcagaggttgcaccactgtactccagcctgggcgagagcgagactccatctcaaaaaacagattCTTTTTACTATGGCTGGGATTTCTGGAGAGCACGGGAGAGCCGGCTCTGGAACCCCAGGGCTGTAGTCTCTGTGGCCCTGCCGTGCGCTGACACCAAGGCCCAAGGTTCGGCCCGGTAGAGATTCAACACGGCTTTTCTTGCCCCGCAATGAATGTTTGAGCAGAAAGAGCTTGAAGGAAGCTGTCGTGCCTCGCGGTGGGTACCCCTTGTGGTGGATTCTCACGGGTGAACCCGCGGACACACAGCTGCCACTCTGGGGACCCCGACCGACTCCACTGTTCATGCTGGAATGGGGGCTGGAGTGGCCCTCGGGAGCTACAGGAGGTGGAGAGGAACGCAGGGTGTCACGCCTGTTTCAGTTTCCCCAAGATTCACGCTGAAAACGCCCCTCTCCCAAGTGATGGCGTTGGGAAGTGGGGGTCTTTGGGAGTCATGAGGCCTCATGgatgggatcagtgcccttacAGAAAGGACTCCAGAGAGCACCCTGGCCTCATCCATCATCTGaggacacacagggagaaggcgCCATCTAGAAGCCAGGAACTGGGTACTCACCAGAGACTGAATCTACCATACCTTGGTTTTCtgggacctccagcctccagagctgagaCATGAGATCATACAAATGCTCTCAGAGAGGGTACAGTAAGTGCAGGTGCCCTGGGGTCCTCCAGCATTTATCAGGGAGCCCGGCTACACTTCTGCCAGCCTTGGTTTCTACCCCCCGCCTCTTCCCAGCTGTGACCCTGCCCTCTGTGCCCCAGGGGTGCTGGGGAGGAGGCAGCACTGCAGACCAGGAACGTGGGCCAGCCACGGGCAGAGCGTGGCCCCATCTGCGTCCCGTGGGCCCAGCGCCCATCTCCAGACCCCAGGCCGCCCTGTGGAGAGGTGCGTGGCCAGGCAGGAGGACCTCTGCGTCCTCTGTTTATTGTTTTGCAGCAGGAGGCCCAACATAGAACATACTCGCCAGTACTCGGCTGTGCAAAACAGGGGCTAGCGCTGAAGTACAAATGGGAAAACgtgattcttttgttttaaataaatacttagaaCACGACTTGGCTCCTACAAGCATCTGGACTCTAGGTCTCAGTACTGGAGTGTCTCACCCATGGGCCCCACGCAGGGACGCCACGGTTCCCTCCCACCCCGTGATCAAGACACGGAATCGGCTGCCGATGGTTGGATCGCAATGCGCCCCTTTTCTAGAGCCTTCCCCGGCCATCTACAGGCAGGATGCGGCTGGGAAAAAGACAACTGGAATTTCTCGAAGGTTGATGGTCCGCACGGTTGAGGATTCTACGTGGTTCTCTTGGTtcccctggtgtgtgtgtgtgtgtggaggaggCCGCGGCCCTTAGATCACCTTCTTGAGCTCGTCGTACAGGACCAGCACGAAGGCGCCCCCCATGCCCCGCAGGACGTTGGACCACGCACCCTTGAAGAAGGCCTTGCCCCCCTCATCTCTGAAGATCTTCCTCCAACAGTCGACGGTGCCCGTGTACATGATGTCAGCTGCAACGACAGGGAGACAGTGAGGGCCTCGCCGCCAAGCTCTTCAAGACACGGACGCCACCTGCACCCACAAAGACGTTTCACAGAAATAACACCCCAGACGCCTGAGCCACAGTTCTGATTACAGGAGGGATACCTGAGGCTCCCCCAGCTCAAGCCCTCCTCCTAAGCCACTGTCTCAGGGAGGGCTGGACACAGGACTTCAGGCCCCGCCCTGGGTGTCCCCCATCTCCACCCCGGGGTCCATGCAGAGAAGGCAGGATCGAGGGTGTGGGTGCAACCAGAGGTTCTAGGAGGCGGGGATTTAGAAACTGCCGCCCGGACCATGAAACCCCAAAAAGATCAGAAGCCCATCGTTCAGGAAAATCCTTCCACACAGCCAGGTTACTTTCGGACACACTTGCTTGTCTCACACGCCCTGGAAGTGCCTCCTTTGATGGTTCCTGACCTCCCACGGGCCTAGGGCAAGGAGCTTGGTTCCCCTTCCCGGCAGCAAGGGTCCCCCGCCCCCCCGAGTACCTCCTTTGCGCCCGGACTGCATCATCATGCGCCGCCGCACCGTGTCGAAGGGGTAGGACACCACGCCGGCCACGGCCGTCACGGTCTGCGCGATCATCCAGCTCACCACGATGTGCGTGTTCTTGGGGTCGGGGAGCATGCCTGCGCGGGAACGGCACGTCACCGTCTCCAGCGCCTGCACGGCCACCCGAGACCAGGGTCGGCCCCCAGGGTGTGCTCACGGCCCCCTGAGGTGGTGCCGAGCTCTTCCGAGACCACCAGTGCCCCCTCCACGTGGCTGCTCAGTGCCAGCTGACGTTTACAACACGAGAGGTCGGGGCAGGGCCAGAGGGGAAAAGGCCGCCTGCCACCTACCGGAGCCCAGCAAGACAGTCCCAGAGGCCGGGGTTAGGCCTGTTTGGGGAAGGGAATAGGGCCCTGACCTTCTGAAGGGTCACCGTTACTATGGGAGTTACACTCTGTCCTCAAAATCCACATGCTGaagtcccacccccaccccaggacctCAGGATGCAACTGTACTTGGATATAAGGTCTTGAAAGAGGTAAGACTAAAGGAGGCCagtagggtgggccctgatccTACGACCCCAGTGTCCTTCTAAaaagagatgaggacacagacacacggagggatgaccctgtgaggacacagggagaagacggtgTCTACAAGCCaaaaagagaggcctcagaaggaaccagccctgcccactccTTGAtgtcagacttccagcctccaggactccGGGAGAATCAAtgtctgctgtttataagccacccagtctatagtattgTTTTAGGAGcctgaaatggactaagacacctcaTAAGAAGAGCAgataaggacacagacacacacagagggatgaccctgtgaggacacagggagaagacggcgtctacaagcccaggagagaggcctcaggaggaaccagccctgccccacaccttgatctcagacttccagactccaggattatggaagaatcaatgtctgttgtttacaGTCCACCCACtctatggtattctgtgatagcagcctcaaatggactaagacatctcatCAGAAGAGGACacgaggacacagacacacacagagggacgaccctgtgaggacacagggaagacggagtctccaagcccaggagagaggcctcaggaggaaccagccctgcccacacctggatctcagacttccagcctccaggactgtgggagaatcaatgtctgttgtttctaagtcacccagtctatggtgttcTGGGATGGCAGcctgaaatggactaagacatctcataacaagagatgaggacacagacacacacacaggaaaaagcCTGAGAAGACAGcatctccaagcccaggagagaggcctcaggaggaaccagccctgcccatgcCTTGGTCTCAGACCTTCAGCCTGCAggactgtgggagaatcaatgtctgCTGTTTACaatccacccagtctatggtattctgtgatagcagcctGAAATGGATTAAGACATCTCATAacaagaggagatgaggacacagacacacacagagggacgaccccgtgagggcacagggagaagacggcatcTACAAGCCTAGGAGAGAGGCcgcaggaggaaccagccctgcccacacctggatctcagacctccagcctccaggactgtaggaaaatcaatgtctgttgtttatagtcacccagtctatggtattctgtgatagcagcctGAAATGGATTAAGACATCCCATAAGAAGAgaggatgaggacacagacacacacagagggatgatgctgtgagggcacagggagaagacggcgtcTCCAAGTCCAGGAGAGAGGCcgcaggaggaaccagccctgcccacaccttatCTCAGACCTTCAGCCCACAGGACCCTGGGGGAACGTCTGTGTGTTGAGCCCGTCTCTGGGACTTCGCGATGGCAGCCACACGTACCCTTGGCCGTATCGTACACGCCGAAGTAGGCCGCCCGGTAGATGATGATGCCCTGCACGGAGACACTGAAGCCCTGGTACAGGCCCCGGATGCCGTCGGACTTGGTGATCTTCACCAGGCAGTCTCCCAGGCCTCGGAACTCGCGCTCTGTGCCTGACTTTCCCACGTCCGCTGCCAGGCGGGTTCTGGCGAAATCCAGCGGGTACACGAAGCAGAGGGAGGTCGCGCCGGCCGCACCGCCGGAGGCCAGGTTGCCCGCAAAGTACCTCCAGAACTGCGTGTGCTTGTCCACGCCCCCCAGGAAGATCTGCTTGTACTTATCCTTGAAGGCGAAGTTGAGGGCTTGAGTGGGGAAGTAGCGAATGACGTTGGCAAGGTTGCCCCTCCAGAAGGACAGCACGCCCTGCTCCTTGGGGATGCGGACAATGCAGTCCACGATGCCCTTGTACTGCTTGTCGGCGGCGATCTGCTTGCTGGCGTGCTGGACCTGGGGGACGCAGAGGGTGTTCAGACCAGACCCAGGGCCAACCACCCAGAAACATCCCAGCTACAGGGTGCATCCTTTTTTTGACACaagtcactcttgttgcccaagctggagtgcaatggggtgatcaagtgattctcctgtctcagcctcccgagtagctgggactataggcgcccaccaccacgcccggctaatttttttgcttatttagtagagacgagcgttccaccatgttagtcaggatggtctcgatctgctgacctcgtgagccaccgcacccggctctttctttttttaaaaagacaaggtcTCATGCTGTTACCCGGGtttgagtgtagtggtgcgatctcacctcactgcagcctccaactcctggattaagccatcctcccgcctcagtctcccgagtacccGGGTCTACAGATGCACAACCATCAAGCTCCACTAAgttgaaaaattacttttagagatggagtcttgctacgATGaccaagctgctctcaaactcctgagctcaggtgatcctccctggGCCTCTTGAAGCGCTGGGACATCCCGCCctgctaagtttaaaaaaattttttaagccgggcacagtggctcatgcctgtaatctcagcactttgggaggctgaggtgggtggatcacgacgtcaggagatcaagagcatcctaacacggtgaaaccctgtctctactaaaaatacagaacattagcaaggtgtggtggcaggtgcctgctagggaggctgaggcagaatggcgtgaacccaggaggcggaggctacagtgagccgagatcgtgccactgcactccagcctgggcgacagggagagactccatctcaaaaaaaaaaaaaaaggtttttttaagatgtggggtcttgctatgttactctggctggtctcaaacgatcctccctgggcctctccaagtgctgggacaCCCCGCCCtgctaagtttaaaaaattttcttagagacggggtcttgctacgttgccctggctggtctcaaactcctgggctcaaacgatcctccctgGGCCTCTCCGAGTGCTGGGACACCCCGCCCTGCTaagtttaaaactttttcttagagacggggtcttgctatgttgccctggctggtctcaaactcctgagctcaggcgatcctccctgggcctctcaaagtgcggggACACCCCGCctgctaagttttaaaaattttcttagagatggggtcttgctatgttgtcctggctggtctcaaactcccgggacACGCCACCCTGTACtaggtttaaaaaattatcttagagatgcggtcttgctctgttgcccaggctggtctcaaactcctgagctcacgcgATCCTCTCCGGGCCTCTCAATGCACTGGGACGTCCTGCTTCgttaagttaaaataattttttttgaggtgaggtcttgctgtgtggccccggctgctctcaaactcctggcctcaagcaatactccccgGGCCTCTCAAAAGCGCTGGGATCGCGGGCGTGACCTGTCCTTGCAGCCAAGCCTATTCATTCCCATCACCGAGCTGTCACTCGGAGTACAACGTTAGCAAGGACGTCCTGGCGGCAATGTTCCTAGGCATCATGCTACTTTCTATAAGCCTCtcccaaaagacaaaaaatgcatTGCTCTGGATCAGAATTGCACAAATGAGCTAAGAAGGGGGTAAGAACCACCAATAACCATATCCTGGTTATTCCAGGACACCTGCGGGCAGGCTCGTTGCCCTATTGGCCTTAGAATTACCCTTCACGGTGGAGGGAGCAAGAGCAGACACCTGCCAGGCATCCACCGGAAGGGTTGGTCCCAGCCGGGGGACCCGCAGGATTGAGCTCAAGGTCAAGGCCCGCCAGCCGCAGGGTCCGTCCATGGGCCCTGCTCAGCGCGCATGCGCCCTCCAATCCGTGCCGCATTTCCCCCCGCCCGCCGGGCCCAGTGCGCACGCGTGGACGTCGCCACGCCCTGCAGCAGCGGTCACGTGACGCGGCCCCCGGAAGCCGGCGGCGCGTGGACAAAGCGATCGCGGCCTTCCACTTCCGGCGCCCGCCTGCAAGGCTCTGCTGCCCACGTCCCCGCCCGACCCGGCCACTCGGTTCCCGTCCCCTAGTCCCCGGAGCGGCCGCGCCCGCGTCCCCACCTGCAGCAGCAGCTTGACCCGCTCGATCGGAGCCACGGCCGTCTTGGAGATGGCGGCGGCGATGCCTCCGGCCAAGAAGTCTTTGGCGAAGGAGATGGCCTGTTCCGTCATGGTGGCAGGGCGGGCAGCGGAACGGGAGGACAGCCGGAGAACGGGCGCGGAGAGTGAATGGAGGGCGTCGCTGGCTCAGCCCTGCCGCCGCCTGGACCGAAAGGACGGAGCAGCCACCGCGCAGCCGCTAAGACGCCGACGCCACGCCCACTCTCCGCCCCCGCGCCTCCTCGCGCCGCGCTCATTGGCTGCGCCGCCAGGCCCCGCCCCACACCAGCCTGCGTGCCTCGCCTCTGAGGGCTGCCGGGAATCCCGCTGCGTCCCGCCCCGCACTCCAGCGAACCGCGCCCATTGGCTGCGCTCCCCGGAGACGTCCCGCCCCGCACCCCTAGGTATGCCGGGAGCCAGGCCCCGCCCATGCGCCGTAGGGGCCGCTGGGGGTTCCGCGGCAGCCTTGACCTTGTGAAGGTCAGGCCGCTGCCAGTACCCGAGCGGGCGGGAGGGCAGCTGCGGAGTCAGAAGCCCACCCTGATGCCCAGTTCGCTCCGAGTGCGTCGTCCGCTTTCTCCCGGAGGCCGCGGCGACCCCGCCGGGATGTGCGACATGTGGTGCCCCGACCCCCGACCCTTGACCCTTGACCTCCGGGCAGCTCCGACCCTTTCAACACTCTCCGGGGTCGTGCGTCGGGAGACCCCGGCCCCTGCCCGCGTGCACCCGGGGGGCCCCGCGCGAAGCCTGCGGCGGCTTCCACGTGGGCGCGGCTCAGTCCCGCTGCCGATCCGTGACTCCGCGCCGCCCTCCGCGCCCGGCCTAGGTTGGTGGGGGGGGGATCTCTCTGGGCCTCCGTTCTTTGACCCCGCGGTGCCCTCCGCGCCGGGGCTGGGGGTTCCGTGGGCCGCGCCCACCCGCCCGGGCTCCCCTATTTCCCCGTGTCTGTGCCCGTGTCTGCCCGGCGGGGGCTGCGGCCGGGGTCCTCCTTCGCGACCTCCCACTccgcccttcctccctccctccctccctccctcccgcctccctcctccctccctcccgcctccctcctccctcctcccgccTCCTCTCCCTTCCCGGCTCTCTCCCGCCCGCCCTTTTCTCCCCGTCTCTTCCTTCCCTGCTTGCCTTTGCTTTTTGCTGCTTTCCCGCCTCCCTCCTTTTTCTCCGTCTTTCCGTCTCTGCCTtcgtttccctccctccctttttctttcatttctctctccctttctccttcctttcttgctacgtttcttccctctttttcatttttttccttcctttttctgcttttctccctccgcccttcctctgttttttctttgctccctccctcttttttctccctctttccgtctctccttcccttttcctctttccttcccttcctcccttttctgcctttccctccttccctctcttttccttttcctctttatttcctgtctcccttcctctcgtccctttctcccctctctcttttccgttttttttttcttttgagacagagtttcgctcttgttgcccaagctggagtgcaagctccgcctcccgggttcaagcgattctcctgcctcagcctcccaagtagctggaatgacaggcatgcgccaccgcgcccagctaattttatatttttagtagagacggggtttcgccatgttggtcaggctggtctcgaactccggacttcaggggatccgcccacttcggcttcccaaagtgctgggatgacaggtgtgtgagccaccacgcctagctgtctcttttccattttttaatttttttttcatttttcctctctccctttgcctctctttttcttcttccttttattctttcctgtcttgttctttccttcctctctgtttctccctttctccctgttttccttttttttttttgagatggagacttgttctgtcaccgaggctggagtgcagtggcgtgatctcagctcactgcaacctctgcctctcaggttctagagattcttgtgcctcaacttcccaagtagctgggattacaggtgccagccaccccacccggctatttttttttttaaggacagatggcgtttcaccatgttggccaggctggtcttgaactcctgacctcaggtgatccgcccacctcggcctcccaaagtgctggattacagtcGTGCGCCACTGCGTCCcgcctccttttcttttttcttctctcctccgtCTTTTTCTATCCTACCTCcctgcctctttcctctctcctccctccttttcctttttcttctctcctccctccctcctgtttTTCTCCAtcattccctctcccttcctttctttttctcccgtTCCCCGTTTGCCTCcctcccctttttctttcctgtctccctgtctcctttgctcttttcctccctttctcccgtccctccctccccgccttccttttcacttctttcccttcccattgCTTCCTTGCGTTTCCTGCCTTtccctgtctctccctttctttcctgcctttccctgcctctctctttcctgcctttccccatctctccctttcctgcctttccctgtctctccctttctttccctctcctcccactctccctccttcctcccttcttttctttcctcttctttccctgtgtctttcttttttctttccttctctcttccttttctctccctgtgtctttctcgctcttgtttttcctttctctcctttgtgTACTGAGAAAATGACAGTCCCCGGCTGTGGGTGGGCAGGAGTGACCCGCCCCAGAGAGCGGGGTCACCCTGGGTGACTCCTGGGTGCAGCTGTGAGCCCTGCCTGAGGCTTTTCCTGACCTCTGGGGAGGGCGGCTCAGCCTGGGGCTGGAGGTTGGGgccagctctggaggctggagtggCTGCTGGGCGGCGGGACGGGTGTCTCAGAAGTCACTGAGGCATGGGTAGGTCTAACCTTGGGACATTGCTGTGGGGAGGGCTGTGGAGACCAAGCACATTCCTGAGGCTCTGCCAGGGCAGCGGGGGTGGACAGTGTCCCCTGAGGACCCAGGACCAAGCCAGGCTCGCTACAGGGGTCCTGGAATAGAGGACAGAGGCCAGGAGCGCTGTGGGtgctgggcaggggtggggagttTGCTGGGGAGCTGCGCCTTACAGACCTGTGTTTGTTTCCCAGCCTCAGCGAGGCCGGGCTGGACGGGGCCCTGGTGCTGGTTTTCAGTGCCTCAGCGAGGCCGGGACCAGAGCTGCTATTTCCAGATGAGGCTGGCTCGCATCTGCTCTGGCCGGGGCTCCAGGCCTGAGCCCTGCAACACGGCGTTCCCTTTCCAAGTCTGCAAAGCCTGTCTTAGGGGAGAGAAGAAGTTTCCTTCCATGCGGGTGGGGACGGCTAACCATGTCCAGACACTGAGACCGGTGCTCTGTGTGCTCAGCCTTCAGCCTGCACTGGCTTGGTGGCTTGGTGACCCGCCAGCAGGGTGGTGCTGTCTGTGGGCTCTGCTCAAGCTCCTCTCAGAGCCAGGAGGATGCCCGCCTGCTTGGGCCTGGCTCCCAGGATGTGCTTGGCAAATGCTtctgggatggatggatggatgggtgagtggataacggatggatggataatggatagatggataatggatagatggatggatggatggatgatggatggatggataatgaatgggtgggtggatggatggatgtgctCGATCGGCAAATGCTTCTGGAATGGATGGATAATTGGATGGgtaatgggtgggtggatggataatggatggatggatggataatggatggatggatggataatggatagatggatggataatgtatagatggatggatgatggatggatggatggataatgggtggatggatgatggataatgggtggatggatgaataatgGATGCTTCTGGGATGGATGGAtaatgagtgggtggatggataatgaatgggtggatggacagatggatagatggatatgTTTGCTTGGCAAATGATTctagaatgaatggatggatggataatgaatgggtgggtgggtggatggatggatgcactCTGTTGGCAAATGCTtctgggatggatggatggataatggatggatagatggataatc encodes:
- the LOC124900597 gene encoding uncharacterized protein LOC124900597 isoform X2, with amino-acid sequence MACSVMVAGRAAEREDSRRTGAESEWRASLAQPCRRLDRKDGAATAQPLRRRRHAHSPPPRLLAPRSLAAPPGPAPHQPACLASEGCRESRCVPPRTPANRAHWLRSPETSRPAPLASARPGWTGPWCWFSVPQRGRDQSCYFQMRLARICSGRGSRPEPCNTAFPFQVCKACLRGEKKFPSMRVGTANHVQTLRPVLCVLSLQPALAWWLGDPPAGWCCLWALLKLLSEPGGCPPAWAWLPGCAWQMLLGWMDGWSAARGT
- the SLC25A6 gene encoding ADP/ATP translocase 3, which codes for MTEQAISFAKDFLAGGIAAAISKTAVAPIERVKLLLQVQHASKQIAADKQYKGIVDCIVRIPKEQGVLSFWRGNLANVIRYFPTQALNFAFKDKYKQIFLGGVDKHTQFWRYFAGNLASGGAAGATSLCFVYPLDFARTRLAADVGKSGTEREFRGLGDCLVKITKSDGIRGLYQGFSVSVQGIIIYRAAYFGVYDTAKGMLPDPKNTHIVVSWMIAQTVTAVAGVVSYPFDTVRRRMMMQSGRKGADIMYTGTVDCWRKIFRDEGGKAFFKGAWSNVLRGMGGAFVLVLYDELKKVI